Proteins encoded by one window of Enterobacter pseudoroggenkampii:
- the cheR gene encoding protein-glutamate O-methyltransferase CheR yields MTSPMPPGQTSLLLQMTQRLALSDAHFRRICQLIYQRAGIVLADHKRDMVYNRLVRRLRTLGLDDFGRYLSMLEANQNSAEWQAFINSLTTNLTAFFREAHHFPVLAEHARRRTGEYRVWSAAASTGEEPYSLAITLADTLGMTPGRWKVYASDIDTEVLEKARNGVYRQDELKTLSPQQLQRYFMRGTGPHEGLVRVRQELANCVEFAPVNLLDKQYNVPGPFDAIFCRNVMIYFDKTTQQDILRRFVPLLKPDGLLFAGHSENFSNLAREFSLRGQTVYALSKEKA; encoded by the coding sequence ATGACATCACCAATGCCCCCTGGGCAAACGTCATTATTGTTGCAGATGACACAGCGCCTCGCGCTGTCCGACGCGCATTTTCGTCGGATATGTCAGTTAATCTACCAGCGTGCGGGGATCGTGCTTGCGGATCATAAGCGCGACATGGTCTACAACCGTCTGGTGCGGCGCTTGCGCACGCTGGGGCTGGATGATTTTGGCCGCTATCTGAGCATGCTTGAGGCGAACCAGAACAGCGCAGAGTGGCAGGCTTTTATTAACTCGTTAACCACCAACCTGACGGCGTTTTTCCGTGAAGCCCACCACTTCCCGGTCCTGGCCGAGCACGCACGCCGTCGCACCGGGGAGTATCGCGTATGGAGTGCGGCCGCCTCGACGGGTGAAGAGCCGTATTCGCTGGCGATCACCCTGGCTGACACCCTGGGCATGACGCCCGGACGCTGGAAAGTCTACGCCAGCGATATCGATACCGAGGTACTGGAGAAGGCGCGTAACGGCGTTTATCGCCAGGATGAACTGAAAACGCTGTCACCGCAGCAGCTGCAGCGTTATTTCATGCGCGGTACGGGCCCGCATGAAGGCCTGGTACGCGTACGCCAGGAGCTGGCGAACTGCGTTGAATTCGCGCCCGTAAACCTGCTGGATAAGCAGTACAACGTGCCGGGGCCGTTCGACGCTATCTTTTGCCGTAACGTCATGATCTATTTTGATAAAACGACGCAACAGGACATTCTGCGTCGGTTTGTTCCGTTGCTCAAGCCTGACGGTTTACTGTTTGCAGGGCACTCGGAAAACTTCAGCAACCTCGCGCGTGAGTTTAGCCTGCGTGGGCAAACGGTATATGCGCTGAGTAAGGAAAAAGCATGA